Proteins encoded by one window of Salvia splendens isolate huo1 chromosome 5, SspV2, whole genome shotgun sequence:
- the LOC121802381 gene encoding psbP domain-containing protein 3, chloroplastic-like isoform X1: MAPIFSLHSHSLLSHPSFSLPNSTHQDNRKSKSTCFICCKSNAVDQQTQCVSVGDECKKRRRELLVQAAASVFAFPAISAAALAAESALPEGFRVYTDEVNKFKITIPEDWQVGTGEGDGVRALIAFYPQEASSSNVSIAITGLGADFTRLESFGKVGEFAETLIGGLDRSWQRPPGVAAKLIDSRASNGLYYIEYTLKNPGESGRHLYSVLGVANNGIYNRLYTLTGQFVDEEEEKFGPKIQKAVSSFRLS; the protein is encoded by the exons ATGGCTCCTATTTTTTCTCTGCACTCTCATTCCCTTCTCTCTCATCCCTCATTCTCTCTCCCCAACTCCACCCACCAAG aCAATAGGAAGAGCAAGAGTACCTGCTTTATCTGCTGCAAGAGCAACGCGGTTGATCAGCAGACCCAATG CGTGAGCGTTGGAGATGAATGTAAGAAGCGAAGGAGAGAGCTGCTGGTGCAGGCGGCGGCTTCTGTGTTTGCTTTTCCTGCAATATCTGCGGCTGCATTGGCTGCTGAAAGCG CATTACCAGAGGGTTTTCGTGTTTACACTGATGAGGTGAACAAGTTTAAGATCACTATTCCAGAAG ATTGGCAAGTAGGCACGGGAGAAGGAGACGGAGTGAGGGCACTAATTGCTTTCTACCCACAGGAGGCCTCCAGTTCAAATG TGAGCATTGCGATTACTGGCCTCGGTGCTGACTTCACCAGACTGGAGTCTTTTGGAAAAGTCGGTGAATTTGCAGAGACTCTT ATTGGTGGTTTGGATAGAAGCTGGCAGAGGCCTCCCGGTGTTGCAGCCAAACTTATAGATAGCAGAGCTTCCAATG GGCTGTATTATATAGAGTACACATTGAAAAATCCTGGAGAAAGTGGGAGACATTTGTATTCAGTTCTTGGTGTAGCAAACAATGGGATTTACAACAGATTATACACTCTCACAGGACAG TTTGTCGACGAAGAGGAAGAAAAGTTTGGTCCCAAGATTCAAAAG GCTGTTTCTTCATTCAGATTAAGTTAA
- the LOC121802381 gene encoding psbP domain-containing protein 3, chloroplastic-like isoform X2 produces MAPIFSLHSHSLLSHPSFSLPNSTHQDNRKSKSTCFICCKSNAVDQQTQCVSVGDECKKRRRELLVQAAASVFAFPAISAAALAAESEGFRVYTDEVNKFKITIPEDWQVGTGEGDGVRALIAFYPQEASSSNVSIAITGLGADFTRLESFGKVGEFAETLIGGLDRSWQRPPGVAAKLIDSRASNGLYYIEYTLKNPGESGRHLYSVLGVANNGIYNRLYTLTGQFVDEEEEKFGPKIQKAVSSFRLS; encoded by the exons ATGGCTCCTATTTTTTCTCTGCACTCTCATTCCCTTCTCTCTCATCCCTCATTCTCTCTCCCCAACTCCACCCACCAAG aCAATAGGAAGAGCAAGAGTACCTGCTTTATCTGCTGCAAGAGCAACGCGGTTGATCAGCAGACCCAATG CGTGAGCGTTGGAGATGAATGTAAGAAGCGAAGGAGAGAGCTGCTGGTGCAGGCGGCGGCTTCTGTGTTTGCTTTTCCTGCAATATCTGCGGCTGCATTGGCTGCTGAAAGCG AGGGTTTTCGTGTTTACACTGATGAGGTGAACAAGTTTAAGATCACTATTCCAGAAG ATTGGCAAGTAGGCACGGGAGAAGGAGACGGAGTGAGGGCACTAATTGCTTTCTACCCACAGGAGGCCTCCAGTTCAAATG TGAGCATTGCGATTACTGGCCTCGGTGCTGACTTCACCAGACTGGAGTCTTTTGGAAAAGTCGGTGAATTTGCAGAGACTCTT ATTGGTGGTTTGGATAGAAGCTGGCAGAGGCCTCCCGGTGTTGCAGCCAAACTTATAGATAGCAGAGCTTCCAATG GGCTGTATTATATAGAGTACACATTGAAAAATCCTGGAGAAAGTGGGAGACATTTGTATTCAGTTCTTGGTGTAGCAAACAATGGGATTTACAACAGATTATACACTCTCACAGGACAG TTTGTCGACGAAGAGGAAGAAAAGTTTGGTCCCAAGATTCAAAAG GCTGTTTCTTCATTCAGATTAAGTTAA